The following are encoded together in the Arcticibacterium luteifluviistationis genome:
- a CDS encoding acyltransferase family protein produces the protein MNSARINNFDLIRLVAALQVLVYHGLTHFSLNSIYQEKIKAVISYFPGVPIFFTISGFLIYKSIERNNHDLKRYFKNRLIRIFPALFVCLVFTIVLLFLSKELTVSDFFSSSFWIWILAQLSIFQFYKMPSLASWGVGHPNGSLWSISVELQYYFFLPLLFLSVFRWRRTKLIQNLTFIVLGLLSVVYASFQKTVIIESEIAGNIMGVMLFNYLYFFCIGILIYINFEFLSKFLKNKGLLWLGLFITYMLVFRNWLGLFDNIYEVSVYGVAGATLLALATISLTYTLPSLSNKLLRGNDISYGIYIYHMPIFNYLIHQQREISWQKLFLICAIVICVAYLSWRFIEKKMLQFKL, from the coding sequence TTGAACTCTGCGAGAATAAACAATTTTGACCTCATCAGACTTGTCGCTGCCCTTCAAGTTCTGGTTTATCATGGGCTAACACATTTTAGCCTTAACAGTATTTATCAAGAAAAGATAAAGGCCGTAATCTCCTATTTTCCTGGAGTACCTATTTTCTTTACTATAAGTGGTTTTTTGATTTACAAATCCATTGAAAGAAACAACCATGACTTAAAGCGATATTTTAAAAATAGATTAATAAGAATCTTCCCTGCCCTTTTTGTTTGCTTAGTTTTCACTATAGTGCTACTCTTTCTTTCAAAAGAGCTAACAGTATCAGATTTTTTTTCTAGCTCATTTTGGATTTGGATATTAGCACAACTCAGCATTTTTCAATTTTACAAAATGCCCTCTCTGGCAAGTTGGGGCGTAGGCCACCCAAATGGGAGTTTATGGTCTATCTCAGTAGAGCTACAATATTATTTTTTTCTACCTCTCTTATTCCTCTCTGTTTTCAGATGGCGTAGGACTAAACTCATTCAGAACCTTACTTTTATTGTTTTAGGCCTACTTTCTGTAGTTTATGCCAGCTTCCAAAAAACAGTAATTATAGAGAGTGAAATAGCAGGAAATATAATGGGAGTAATGCTCTTTAACTATCTCTATTTTTTCTGCATTGGAATCCTGATTTATATCAACTTTGAATTCCTCTCCAAATTCTTAAAAAACAAGGGACTACTTTGGCTAGGGCTGTTCATTACTTATATGCTTGTATTTAGAAATTGGCTTGGCCTTTTTGATAATATTTATGAAGTATCTGTTTATGGGGTAGCTGGAGCCACACTTTTAGCTTTAGCTACTATTTCATTGACCTACACTTTACCATCATTGAGTAATAAATTATTACGTGGAAATGACATTTCTTATGGCATATATATATATCATATGCCTATATTTAACTACTTAATTCATCAACAAAGAGAAATTAGTTGGCAAAAACTTTTCCTAATATGTGCCATAGTTATTTGTGTTGCCTATCTTTCATGGCGTTTTATAGAAAAAAAGATGTTACAGTTTAAACTGTGA
- a CDS encoding glycosyltransferase family 4 protein: MRILLIHQFLWSHYKAGIFQELENIVKGKPADTLHIIQTAKYEKSRLDFGEADTSIHTYEYELLFDDVYENTSYFDRVKQVFKRLRLIKPTVITLPGYYEPAMVTIHFIAKMMRIKVVLAVDSTESDNPNKWYAELIKKFIVYFADGFFCYGKKSADYMLKLGAPQSKILMRRNSVNNNLVADIHRKHKASAEFKEERKSYPKYNFIFVGRFLDIKNLNRLIQSFKNLERSDDWGLILVGDGPLKKEILEKYHNLKGLFILPPQEWHGVPKKLALADILVLPSYSEPWGLVTNEAMVCQMPVIASEQSGSSADLVRNNENGFVFDAYSEKELKGAMQFFVDQPEKILEYGKKSKEMIANFSPENVAHEMYQGYLKLHTD; the protein is encoded by the coding sequence ATGCGGATTTTACTGATTCATCAGTTTCTTTGGTCACATTATAAAGCAGGAATTTTTCAAGAGCTAGAAAACATTGTCAAAGGGAAACCTGCGGATACTCTTCATATTATTCAAACCGCTAAGTATGAAAAATCTCGCTTAGACTTTGGCGAAGCAGATACCTCTATTCATACTTATGAATATGAACTACTTTTTGATGATGTATATGAAAACACAAGCTATTTTGACCGAGTTAAACAGGTTTTCAAAAGACTACGACTTATAAAACCTACGGTGATAACATTGCCAGGTTACTATGAGCCCGCTATGGTGACCATTCACTTCATAGCCAAAATGATGCGTATTAAGGTGGTACTAGCAGTAGATTCGACAGAGTCTGATAACCCAAATAAATGGTATGCTGAACTCATTAAGAAATTCATTGTCTACTTTGCCGATGGTTTTTTCTGCTATGGAAAAAAATCGGCCGACTACATGCTCAAACTTGGTGCTCCTCAAAGTAAAATTTTGATGCGACGCAATTCCGTAAACAATAATCTGGTAGCTGATATTCATAGGAAACATAAAGCATCCGCAGAATTTAAGGAAGAAAGAAAAAGCTACCCAAAGTATAACTTCATATTCGTTGGACGTTTTTTAGATATCAAAAACCTTAACCGTCTAATTCAATCATTCAAAAATTTAGAACGCTCTGATGATTGGGGCTTAATTTTGGTTGGTGACGGTCCACTGAAAAAGGAAATTTTGGAGAAGTACCACAACTTAAAGGGCTTATTCATATTGCCACCTCAAGAGTGGCATGGTGTTCCTAAGAAGCTTGCTCTGGCTGATATACTTGTTTTGCCAAGTTATTCTGAACCTTGGGGTTTAGTTACAAATGAAGCCATGGTTTGTCAAATGCCGGTTATAGCATCTGAACAATCTGGTTCATCCGCTGATTTAGTAAGAAATAATGAGAATGGGTTTGTTTTTGATGCATACTCCGAGAAGGAATTGAAAGGTGCTATGCAATTCTTTGTAGACCAGCCAGAAAAAATATTGGAATATGGAAAGAAATCTAAAGAAATGATAGCAAACTTTTCCCCAGAAAATGTTGCTCACGAAATGTATCAGGGCTATTTAAAATTGCATACTGATTAA
- the glgB gene encoding 1,4-alpha-glucan branching protein GlgB, with amino-acid sequence MSFSLLSDYDIHLFKSGKHYKLYEKLGSHVVDNDGQKGTYFAVWAPNAEKVSVIGDFNGWNKTSHELNPRWDQSGIWETFIPEIGNGEVYKYFIKSNTGEELEKADPFALMWEKPPKTASIVWDTYYEWSDKNWMDIRQDKNSLDSAYSVYEVHLGSWKRDPADNDRRLSYREIARDLVPYVKEMGFTHVELMPIMHHPYEPSWGYQITGYFAASSIFGNPQDLMFLIEELHKNEIGVILDWVPSHFPGDATGLFRFDGTALYEHENPHEGYHPDWKSYIFNYGRFEVRSFLISNALFWLDRFHVDGLRVDAVASMLYRDYSRNEGEWIPNIHGGRENLEVISLLKEINEEVYASYPGTQTIAEESTAFPGVSRPTFSGGLGFGMKWMMGWMNDTLAYFEKDAAFRKFHQKDITFSTVYAFTENFMLPLSHDEVVYGKGSLLDKMPGDDWQKFANLRLLYTYMFTHPGAKLLFMGGEFGQKAEWDFKNSLDWHELENPLNKGMAELVKGLNNIYKTEESLTLNQFSHTAFQWIDTMDEENSILFYKRQTETEEVYIVLNMTPVPRDSYQLGVDKAGTYQELLNSDDGHFGGSGISNGSFKAKKAPYHGLDYSVIIDLPPLAGVIFKRK; translated from the coding sequence ATGTCCTTTAGCTTATTATCCGATTATGATATTCATCTTTTCAAATCAGGAAAGCATTACAAGCTTTATGAGAAATTAGGTTCTCATGTTGTTGACAACGATGGACAAAAAGGAACTTACTTCGCCGTTTGGGCTCCAAACGCTGAAAAGGTATCCGTAATAGGAGACTTTAACGGGTGGAACAAAACCTCGCACGAACTAAACCCAAGATGGGACCAATCAGGGATTTGGGAAACATTTATACCCGAGATTGGCAATGGTGAAGTATATAAGTATTTCATCAAATCTAACACTGGAGAAGAACTAGAAAAAGCAGATCCTTTTGCTTTAATGTGGGAAAAACCACCAAAAACCGCCAGCATAGTTTGGGATACTTATTACGAATGGAGTGATAAAAACTGGATGGATATTAGGCAGGATAAGAATTCTTTGGATTCTGCCTACTCTGTTTATGAAGTTCATTTAGGCTCATGGAAGAGAGACCCTGCCGATAACGACAGAAGATTAAGTTATAGAGAAATAGCAAGAGATTTGGTGCCTTATGTTAAAGAAATGGGCTTTACACATGTAGAGCTTATGCCAATAATGCATCACCCTTACGAACCTAGCTGGGGATATCAAATTACAGGATACTTTGCTGCCAGCAGCATCTTTGGTAATCCTCAAGATTTGATGTTCTTGATTGAGGAATTACATAAAAACGAAATTGGTGTTATTTTAGACTGGGTACCGTCCCATTTCCCTGGTGATGCCACTGGTTTATTCAGATTTGATGGAACAGCCTTATACGAACACGAAAACCCTCATGAAGGATACCACCCAGACTGGAAAAGTTATATTTTCAACTATGGTAGATTTGAGGTAAGGTCTTTTCTTATAAGTAATGCTCTTTTTTGGCTTGATAGATTTCATGTGGATGGTTTAAGGGTTGATGCAGTAGCGTCTATGCTATATCGAGACTACTCTAGAAATGAAGGCGAATGGATTCCGAACATACATGGTGGCCGTGAAAATCTGGAAGTAATTTCTTTACTGAAAGAAATTAATGAAGAAGTTTATGCCTCCTACCCAGGAACTCAAACCATAGCAGAAGAATCAACTGCCTTTCCTGGAGTCTCTAGACCTACATTTAGCGGTGGTTTAGGTTTCGGAATGAAATGGATGATGGGTTGGATGAATGACACATTAGCATACTTTGAAAAAGACGCAGCCTTTAGAAAGTTTCACCAGAAAGACATAACCTTCAGTACTGTATATGCATTTACCGAAAATTTCATGTTACCACTATCTCATGATGAGGTAGTTTACGGAAAAGGCTCTCTTTTAGATAAAATGCCTGGAGACGATTGGCAAAAATTTGCAAATCTAAGATTACTTTATACCTATATGTTTACACATCCTGGTGCTAAGCTATTATTTATGGGAGGAGAGTTTGGTCAAAAAGCAGAATGGGATTTTAAAAATAGCCTAGATTGGCATGAACTTGAAAATCCGCTTAATAAAGGCATGGCAGAACTGGTAAAAGGCTTAAACAACATATACAAAACAGAAGAGTCCTTAACTCTCAATCAATTTAGTCATACGGCCTTTCAGTGGATTGACACTATGGATGAAGAAAATTCCATACTGTTTTACAAACGTCAGACCGAAACGGAAGAAGTATATATAGTTCTTAACATGACGCCGGTTCCAAGAGATTCTTACCAACTAGGTGTAGATAAGGCTGGAACTTATCAAGAACTATTAAATAGTGACGACGGCCACTTCGGAGGTTCGGGTATTAGTAACGGCTCATTTAAAGCTAAAAAAGCTCCTTATCATGGTTTAGATTACTCTGTAATCATTGATTTACCACCATTAGCTGGTGTAATTTTTAAAAGAAAATAA
- a CDS encoding HEPN domain-containing protein — MQSFRTELENPIVEKDILDLGRKIQMFKEGKIDDDKFRSLRLARGVYGQRQEGVQMIRIKLPYGKMTFDQWRRICTVSDEYSTGMMHFTTRQDIQIHYVSLDRTPELWAELEKDNVTLREACGNTVRNVTGSVTSGVDKAEPFDLTSHAHATFEYFLRNPICQEMGRKMKFSFSNTDEDTALAYMHDIGFIAKVKDGQRGFKVVVGGGLGAQPRMADVAYEFLPENMIIPLAESILRVFDRHGERNSRSKARMKFLLAKIGFEAFMELLEEERAALKSKVYEINTTTDAPELAYKIAEGNVEITDAKKHENWKATNVIEQKQEGLFGVFVRVPLGNITTTETRNLLDALEGYIGNDMRISINQGLFFRNIPEANLDYVYSVLAKFGYAEAGANSVVNITACPGTDTCNLAISDSTAITKVLEGVIESEFPELIKNNDILIKISGCMNSCGQHGVANIGFHGSSMRTKDKRVLPALQVLLGGGTIGDGEGRAADKVIKVPSKKGPDVLRYVLKDYAENATEGERFNDYYDRQGKIYFYDILKPLADITTLVETDFIDWGREEQFKTEIGVGECASVIVDLVGILFFESEEKLDNAQAAIEEKRYADAIYHTYSSQVNAAKGLLIDKGVKTNTQMSVIAGFDENYKEEFGGLVAEQILQINKNEPSLEFANKYLAEGKAFLEKAMTYRNAQNLKLA; from the coding sequence ATGCAAAGCTTTAGAACAGAATTAGAAAATCCGATAGTGGAAAAAGACATCTTGGATCTTGGTAGAAAAATCCAAATGTTTAAGGAAGGAAAAATTGATGATGACAAATTCAGAAGTCTTCGTTTGGCGAGAGGTGTTTATGGCCAACGTCAAGAAGGTGTTCAGATGATCAGAATTAAACTTCCTTATGGTAAAATGACTTTTGACCAGTGGAGAAGAATATGTACCGTTTCTGACGAGTACTCTACAGGGATGATGCATTTCACTACACGTCAAGATATTCAGATTCACTACGTAAGCTTAGATAGAACTCCTGAGTTATGGGCTGAACTTGAAAAAGACAATGTAACGCTAAGAGAAGCTTGCGGTAATACAGTTAGAAACGTAACAGGTTCTGTAACTTCAGGTGTTGATAAAGCTGAGCCATTTGATTTAACATCACATGCTCATGCTACTTTTGAGTACTTCTTGAGAAACCCAATCTGCCAAGAGATGGGTCGTAAGATGAAGTTTTCTTTCTCAAATACAGATGAAGATACGGCATTAGCTTACATGCATGACATTGGCTTTATAGCCAAAGTTAAAGATGGCCAAAGAGGTTTTAAAGTTGTAGTAGGTGGAGGTTTAGGTGCTCAGCCAAGAATGGCAGATGTGGCTTATGAGTTTTTGCCTGAGAATATGATTATTCCTTTGGCAGAATCTATCCTACGAGTTTTTGACCGTCATGGTGAAAGAAATAGTAGAAGCAAGGCTAGAATGAAATTCCTTCTTGCCAAAATAGGTTTTGAGGCCTTTATGGAATTGTTGGAAGAGGAGAGAGCTGCATTGAAGTCAAAAGTGTATGAAATTAATACAACAACTGATGCACCTGAATTAGCTTATAAAATAGCTGAAGGGAATGTAGAAATTACTGATGCTAAGAAGCATGAGAATTGGAAAGCAACGAATGTAATTGAGCAAAAGCAAGAAGGCCTTTTTGGTGTTTTTGTAAGAGTTCCTTTAGGGAATATCACCACTACGGAGACTAGAAACCTTTTGGATGCTTTAGAAGGGTATATTGGTAATGATATGCGTATTTCTATTAATCAGGGCTTGTTCTTTAGGAATATTCCAGAAGCCAACCTTGATTATGTGTATTCTGTTTTAGCAAAGTTTGGTTATGCCGAAGCTGGTGCTAATAGCGTAGTAAATATTACAGCTTGCCCAGGTACTGATACTTGTAACTTGGCTATTTCTGATAGTACTGCAATTACTAAGGTTTTAGAAGGAGTTATTGAAAGCGAGTTTCCAGAGCTTATTAAGAATAATGATATTCTAATTAAGATTTCTGGATGTATGAACTCTTGCGGTCAGCATGGTGTGGCTAATATTGGATTCCATGGTAGTAGCATGCGTACTAAAGATAAAAGAGTGCTTCCTGCTCTTCAAGTGCTTTTAGGTGGAGGAACTATTGGAGACGGTGAAGGCAGAGCTGCTGATAAGGTAATTAAAGTACCAAGTAAGAAAGGACCAGATGTTTTAAGATATGTCTTAAAGGATTACGCGGAGAATGCTACTGAAGGAGAACGTTTTAATGATTATTACGACCGTCAAGGGAAAATTTATTTCTACGATATATTGAAGCCTTTGGCTGATATTACAACTTTGGTAGAGACTGATTTTATTGACTGGGGACGTGAAGAGCAGTTTAAGACAGAAATTGGTGTAGGTGAGTGTGCTTCTGTAATTGTTGACTTAGTTGGAATTTTATTCTTTGAGTCTGAAGAGAAATTAGACAACGCTCAAGCGGCTATTGAAGAGAAAAGATATGCGGATGCTATTTATCATACGTATTCTTCTCAGGTCAATGCAGCTAAAGGGCTTTTAATAGATAAAGGAGTTAAGACAAATACTCAAATGAGTGTGATTGCAGGTTTTGATGAGAACTATAAAGAAGAGTTTGGTGGACTAGTTGCAGAGCAAATCCTTCAAATTAATAAGAACGAACCTTCTTTAGAGTTTGCAAATAAATACTTAGCTGAAGGAAAAGCTTTCTTAGAAAAAGCTATGACTTACAGAAACGCTCAAAACTTGAAATTGGCTTAA
- a CDS encoding ribonuclease Z — protein sequence MKLTVLGIGSASPQVGKNPSAFLVSFNNEHVLVDCGEGTQHRLLEKSIKISRLKTICISHLHGDHYFGLIGLLSSMNLSGRTEPMTLIGPEQLLDILNIQFLAANTSLGFELNFIKTDNSKSELLLEHKAFTIETIPLIHRVPCTGFKITEKAGRRHLIPEKLPKSFPVAFINLLKDGKDVTDPLTQEVFKSLEYTKRGEPAKVFSYCSDTAYNPVIVPIIEGSDLVYHEATFTKELEDRAAKTQHSTAEQAAQIAKDAKVKKMILGHLSSRYKTTDAHLEEAEKVSSNVEMAVQGAVYQI from the coding sequence TTGAAGTTAACTGTTTTAGGTATAGGTTCGGCGTCGCCCCAGGTGGGTAAAAATCCGTCAGCATTTTTAGTCTCATTTAATAATGAGCACGTCTTGGTAGACTGCGGAGAAGGAACGCAGCATAGATTGCTAGAAAAATCAATCAAGATAAGTAGGTTAAAAACTATTTGCATTAGCCATTTACATGGTGACCATTATTTTGGTTTGATAGGTTTGCTTTCCAGTATGAACCTTAGTGGACGTACGGAACCTATGACGCTCATAGGGCCAGAACAACTCTTAGACATTCTGAATATTCAATTTTTGGCAGCAAACACTTCTCTAGGCTTTGAATTAAACTTCATAAAAACGGATAATTCTAAATCAGAACTACTTTTAGAGCATAAAGCTTTTACCATAGAGACTATTCCCTTAATACATAGAGTGCCCTGCACCGGTTTTAAAATCACGGAAAAGGCAGGAAGAAGGCATTTGATTCCTGAAAAATTACCTAAAAGCTTTCCGGTAGCCTTTATCAATCTATTGAAAGATGGTAAAGATGTTACTGACCCATTGACACAAGAAGTTTTTAAATCATTAGAATATACAAAGAGGGGAGAGCCTGCAAAAGTATTTTCTTACTGCTCAGATACGGCATATAATCCTGTTATAGTACCAATAATTGAAGGTTCAGATTTGGTCTATCATGAGGCTACTTTCACAAAAGAATTAGAAGATAGAGCTGCCAAAACGCAACATAGTACAGCCGAACAAGCAGCACAAATAGCCAAAGATGCTAAGGTGAAAAAGATGATTTTGGGTCACCTTTCTTCTAGATATAAGACTACAGACGCCCATTTAGAAGAGGCCGAAAAAGTGTCTTCTAACGTTGAGATGGCTGTTCAGGGGGCTGTTTATCAAATTTAA
- a CDS encoding outer membrane lipoprotein-sorting protein: protein MFRILTVLFIISFSNFAFGQTLEEIVDTYVEKKGGKITLTRLNSMKEIKKVVTTDVTYQTTTIQKGPAYKSTLNYEGIEITACYDGSQGWATNPITRKYEVLEKDDLGDMLNQIEDFPDPIFKSYRNQYELTKGNDTLINGRKCYEISILKPDYVFMKNNIVGKKDFYIDKENYQLVKSVEYNANGKLSIYYSDYKEIDGVQYPHTQKAEINGIPSYTSTTESIELNKRINSALFSLDRQ, encoded by the coding sequence ATGTTTAGAATACTTACTGTTTTATTTATTATTTCTTTCTCAAATTTCGCCTTTGGTCAAACCTTAGAAGAGATTGTGGACACTTATGTAGAAAAAAAAGGAGGGAAAATTACTCTTACAAGGCTTAATAGCATGAAAGAGATTAAAAAGGTGGTTACAACAGATGTTACTTACCAAACTACAACAATTCAAAAAGGACCCGCCTATAAGTCTACCCTTAACTATGAGGGTATAGAAATTACTGCTTGTTATGATGGCAGTCAAGGTTGGGCTACCAACCCGATAACCAGAAAGTATGAAGTTCTAGAAAAAGATGATTTAGGAGATATGCTAAATCAGATAGAAGATTTCCCAGATCCTATATTTAAAAGCTATCGAAATCAATATGAATTAACAAAAGGTAATGACACGCTTATTAATGGGAGGAAATGCTACGAAATATCAATTCTAAAGCCGGATTATGTTTTCATGAAAAACAATATAGTTGGGAAGAAAGACTTTTATATTGACAAAGAAAACTACCAATTAGTAAAAAGTGTTGAATATAACGCCAATGGAAAGTTGTCAATCTATTATTCGGATTATAAAGAGATTGATGGCGTACAGTACCCACACACTCAGAAGGCGGAAATAAACGGCATTCCATCCTACACTTCCACTACGGAATCAATAGAGTTAAATAAGCGGATTAATAGTGCCCTCTTTTCCTTAGATAGGCAATAA
- the thrC gene encoding threonine synthase produces MRLFSTNKTSPSVGIEEAIFQGLPPDNGLYLPDEIPVLPETFWETCESLSFQDIAFVIANAFFKEEIPAEDLEGLIQKSMDFDAPSVKIGDDLYCLELFHGPSMAFKDFGARFMAAVMSYFLEKKNRKVHILVATSGDTGGAVAQGFFGQSNIDVHILYPSGKVSDIQEKQLTTLGENVKAIEVDGTFDDCQKLVKTAFLDEELRSKLNLASANSINIARLIPQAFYFVYTYSRLKEKHFPIVFSVPSGNFGNLSAGVIAHKMGMPVHRFIAATNVNKVVPEYLKTGVYESIEPSVSTISNAMDVGNPSNFPRLKALFGDKFEDLSAAISGYSFTDEETKQGILEVKNMYDYVVCPHTAIAYLGLNKYLENTKERVSSVFLSTAHYAKFLPDVEAVIGAGLPVPERLEELLDKEKVALSMKPDYSLFRAYLDDLI; encoded by the coding sequence ATGAGACTTTTTAGCACAAATAAGACAAGCCCATCGGTTGGAATAGAAGAAGCAATCTTTCAAGGTTTGCCACCTGATAATGGACTTTACCTTCCAGATGAGATTCCTGTATTACCAGAAACGTTTTGGGAAACTTGTGAAAGTCTGTCATTTCAGGATATAGCTTTTGTTATAGCCAATGCTTTCTTCAAAGAGGAGATTCCTGCTGAAGATTTAGAAGGGCTAATTCAAAAATCAATGGATTTTGATGCTCCTTCTGTGAAGATTGGAGACGATTTGTATTGCTTAGAGCTTTTCCATGGTCCATCAATGGCTTTTAAAGACTTCGGAGCTAGGTTTATGGCAGCTGTAATGTCATATTTTTTAGAAAAGAAGAATAGGAAAGTTCATATTCTAGTGGCTACGTCGGGAGATACTGGTGGGGCAGTAGCTCAAGGTTTCTTTGGACAAAGTAATATTGACGTTCATATTTTATATCCTAGCGGAAAAGTAAGCGATATTCAGGAGAAGCAGTTAACTACACTAGGTGAAAATGTAAAAGCTATAGAGGTTGATGGAACTTTTGATGATTGTCAAAAACTGGTTAAAACAGCATTTTTGGATGAAGAACTTAGATCGAAATTGAATTTGGCTTCTGCTAATTCAATCAATATTGCGAGATTGATACCGCAGGCTTTCTATTTTGTTTATACATATTCGCGTTTAAAAGAAAAGCATTTTCCAATAGTCTTTAGTGTGCCTAGCGGCAATTTTGGTAATCTAAGTGCAGGTGTTATTGCACATAAAATGGGAATGCCCGTTCATAGGTTTATTGCGGCTACCAATGTTAATAAAGTAGTGCCTGAATATTTGAAAACAGGGGTGTATGAATCAATAGAGCCTTCTGTTAGTACTATTTCGAATGCTATGGATGTAGGGAATCCTAGTAATTTTCCAAGACTAAAGGCTTTGTTTGGAGATAAATTTGAAGATTTGAGTGCCGCTATCTCTGGTTATTCTTTTACAGATGAAGAAACCAAACAGGGCATTTTGGAAGTGAAAAATATGTACGATTATGTAGTATGCCCTCATACCGCAATTGCCTATTTAGGATTAAATAAATACCTGGAAAATACAAAAGAGCGGGTTTCTTCCGTGTTTTTATCTACAGCTCATTATGCTAAGTTTTTACCTGATGTGGAGGCTGTGATTGGGGCTGGTTTACCTGTTCCAGAACGTTTAGAAGAGCTTCTAGATAAAGAGAAAGTAGCATTAAGCATGAAACCTGACTACAGTTTGTTTAGAGCCTATTTAGATGATTTGATTTAA
- a CDS encoding glycosyltransferase family 2 protein encodes MTETALGNKLPITAIILTFNEEKNIEACLDSIYDSVGEIYVVDSFSTDNTLSILKKYPSVKVVQNAFENYSIQRNWAFDNLEIANDFILNLDADHRVMPELRDELREYFDKGVPENINGFMASRRTMFLGKWIKRGGHFPVYHGIIFRRGFGQCELKKYDQHFLIKGDSIVLKSNVIDIITESLTVFTERHNKWSSLEAQDFIDYQNNKGEGRVQALKDGNEMEKRRYQRMKYYSYPPFLRVFLYFFHRFILKGGFREGVPGLIFHFLQGFWFRFLVDAKIWELKNEKKE; translated from the coding sequence ATGACTGAAACTGCCTTAGGTAATAAACTTCCCATTACAGCCATAATTCTCACTTTTAATGAAGAAAAGAACATTGAGGCATGCCTTGATAGCATTTATGATTCTGTAGGGGAGATTTATGTGGTTGATTCTTTTTCCACGGATAATACACTTTCCATTCTAAAGAAGTATCCTTCGGTCAAAGTGGTTCAAAATGCATTTGAAAATTACAGTATTCAGCGAAACTGGGCTTTTGATAATTTAGAGATAGCAAATGATTTCATCTTAAACCTAGATGCAGACCATCGAGTTATGCCCGAGTTAAGAGATGAGCTAAGAGAGTATTTTGACAAAGGAGTTCCTGAAAATATAAATGGTTTCATGGCTTCTAGAAGAACTATGTTTCTAGGGAAATGGATTAAAAGAGGTGGACACTTTCCGGTATATCATGGAATTATTTTTAGAAGGGGTTTTGGTCAGTGTGAACTAAAGAAGTACGATCAGCATTTTCTTATAAAGGGAGATAGTATTGTTCTTAAATCTAATGTGATTGATATTATTACCGAATCTTTGACTGTTTTTACAGAGCGACACAATAAGTGGTCGAGCTTAGAAGCTCAAGATTTTATAGATTATCAAAATAATAAGGGTGAAGGAAGAGTACAAGCCTTAAAGGATGGGAATGAGATGGAGAAGAGGAGATATCAAAGGATGAAGTATTATTCTTATCCTCCCTTTTTAAGAGTTTTTCTCTATTTCTTTCATCGCTTTATTTTAAAAGGCGGCTTTAGAGAAGGAGTACCAGGTTTAATCTTTCATTTTTTACAAGGCTTCTGGTTTAGATTTTTGGTAGATGCTAAAATTTGGGAGTTAAAAAACGAAAAAAAAGAATGA